Proteins encoded within one genomic window of Polypterus senegalus isolate Bchr_013 chromosome 6, ASM1683550v1, whole genome shotgun sequence:
- the fzd9a gene encoding frizzled-9, whose amino-acid sequence MNGNSARLVMWFLCQLLALGLSLEIGAFDIERGREAKCEPIEIPMCQGIGYNMTRMPNYMRHENQKEAAIKLQEFAPLVEYGCHIHLRFFLCSLYAPMCTDQVSTSIPACRPMCEQARQKCAPVMQQFNFGWPDSLDCSKLPTKNDPNALCMEAPENDTKVETPKGQGMLPVPARPRQPTGGEGNTVGSTGTCENPEKFQYVEKSRSCAPKCSSAVDVFWSRDDKDFAFIWMAVWSTLCFVSTAFTVLTFLLDPHRFQYPERPIIFLSMCYNVYSVAFIIRSVAGAENIACDRENGELYVIQEGLESTGCTIVFLILYYFGMASSIWWVILTLTWFLAAGKKWGHEAIEAHSSYFHMAAWGIPAMKTIVILTMRKVAGDELTGLCYVGSLDVNALTGFVLIPLSCYLVIGTSFILTGFVALFHIRKIMKTGGTNTEKLEKLMVKIGVFSILYTVPATCVIVCYFYERLNMDYWKFRARQQQCLSFPGRRNEDCSLEASVPTVAVFMLKIFMSLVVGITSGVWVWSSKTLQTWQGLCHRKLAVRTSRKPCSSASCNAIHCHYKAPAVVLHVTKTDPYLDSPTHV is encoded by the coding sequence ATGAATGGGAACAGTGCAAGACTGGTCATGTGGTTTTTGTGTCAGCTGCTGGCCTTGGGACTGAGTTTGGAGATTGGAGCTTTTGATATTGAGCGAGGACGGGAGGCCAAATGTGAGCCAATCGAGATCCCGATGTGCCAGGGGATCGGCTACAACATGACTAGAATGCCCAATTACATGCGTCATGAAAACCAAAAGGAAGCAGCCATCAAGCTACAAGAGTTTGCCCCACTGGTGGAGTATGGCTGCCACATCCACCTGCGCTTCTTTTTGTGTTCTCTCTACGCCCCTATGTGCACAGATCAGGTGTCCACCTCCATCCCAGCCTGTCGACCCATGTGTGAACAGGCCAGACAGAAATGTGCACCGGTCATGCAGCAGTTTAACTTTGGCTGGCCAGACTCTCTGGACTGCTCCAAGCTGCCCACTAAGAATGACCCCAATGCTCTTTGTATGGAAGCTCCTGAAAATGACACCAAAGTGGAAACACCCAAGGGACAAGGTATGTTGCCTGTGCCCGCCAGGCCCAGACAGCCTACCGGCGGAGAGGGGAACACAGTGGGCAGCACAGGAACCTGCGAGAATCCCGAGAAGTTTCAGTATGTGGAGAAAAGTCGCTCTTGTGCCCCAAAGTGCTCCTCGGCTGTAGATGTCTTCTGGTCAAGGGACGACAAGGACTTTGCTTTCATTTGGATGGCTGTTTGGTccacattgtgctttgtttccaccgCCTTCACTGTTCTCACCTTCCTCCTTGACCCTCACAGGTTCCAGTACCCAGAGAGGCCCATCATTTTCTTGTCAATGTGCTATAACGTCTACTCTGTGGCCTTCATCATTCGGTCAGTGGCCGGAGCCGAGAATATCGCTTGCGACCGGGAAAATGGCGAGTTGTATGTCATCCAAGAAGGCCTTGAGAGTACTGGCTGCACGATTGTCTTCCTCATTCTGTATTACTTTGGCATGGCCAGTTCAATATGGTGGGTAATTCTAACCCTGACATGGTTCCTGGCTGCTGGTAAGAAGTGGGGACATGAGGCTATTGAAGCTCACAGCAGCTATTTCCACATGGCAGCATGGGGCATTCCAGCTATGAAGACTATTGTCATCCTCACCATGAGAAAGGTGGCAGGGGACGAACTCACAGGACTGTGCTATGTGGGCAGCTTGGATGTGAATGCGCTCACGGGGTTTGTCCTTATTCCCCTGTCCTGCTACTTAGTCATTGGTACCTCGTTCATCCTGACAGGTTTTGTGGCCCTCTTCCACATCCGCAAAATCATGAAGACAGGGGGTACCAACACAGAAAAACTGGAGAAGCTGATGGTCAAAATTGGCGTCTTTTCCATCCTGTACACAGTCCCGGCCACTTGTGTGATTGTCTGCTACTTCTATGAGCGGCTCAACATGGACTACTGGAAGTTTCGCGCTCGGCAGCAGCAGTGCTTATCTTTCCCCGGACGTCGTAATGAGGACTGCTCGCTGGAGGCTTCAGTGCCCACCGTGGCTGTGTTTATGCTCAAGATCTTCATGTCACTTGTGGTGGGCATCACCAGTGGGGTCTGGGTTTGGAGCTCCAAGACCCTGCAGACCTGGCAGGGCCTGTGCCATAGGAAACTGGCAGTTAGGACTAGCAGGAAGCCCTGCAGTAGTGCCAGCTGCAATGCCATTCACTGCCATTACAAGGCTCCGGCCGTGGTGCTGCACGTGACCAAGACAGACCCCTACCTGGACAGCCCCACCCATGTCTGA